Proteins from a single region of Sphingomonas morindae:
- a CDS encoding penicillin-binding protein activator produces MSRRIAALGLAALLAGCSTLVPRTAGPASAPPPPPRPSAGTLPAEPQPRDRVAVLVPMTGPNAAVGQSIANAATMALLDSGGTQLRITSYDTAGGAAAAAARALADGNGLILGPLLAEDVRQVQPVAAAAHVPVLAFSNDIDVAGHGVYLLGYTPGQSIERVVGYAAQRGLKRIAALTPAGLYGRRASNALLRAAEQAGSTVVSMQSYDRSAASLAAAVKKLGPASGYDAVLIADSGRIALVAAPLIRRAGATARLLGTELWNTEPQLAAARPMAGAWYAAVSDRLYAQFATKYRARFGKGPYRLASLGYDAVLLAIRMAGEWKPGTPFPERRLTDSGGFAGIDGAFRFKDNIAERALDVKQIGQGGVTIVSPAATGF; encoded by the coding sequence ATGAGCCGGCGGATCGCGGCCCTTGGGCTGGCGGCGCTGCTCGCGGGCTGTTCCACGCTGGTGCCGCGCACCGCCGGCCCGGCCAGCGCGCCGCCGCCGCCGCCGCGCCCGTCCGCCGGCACGCTGCCGGCCGAGCCGCAGCCGCGCGATCGGGTCGCGGTGCTGGTGCCGATGACGGGCCCCAATGCGGCGGTCGGCCAGTCGATCGCCAATGCCGCGACCATGGCGCTGCTCGACAGCGGCGGCACCCAGCTGCGCATCACCAGCTATGATACGGCGGGCGGCGCGGCGGCGGCGGCGGCGCGCGCGCTGGCGGACGGCAACGGCCTGATCCTGGGGCCGCTCCTGGCCGAAGATGTGCGCCAGGTGCAGCCGGTGGCCGCCGCCGCCCATGTGCCGGTGCTGGCCTTTTCCAACGATATCGATGTCGCGGGCCATGGCGTGTATCTGCTGGGCTATACGCCCGGCCAGTCGATCGAGCGGGTGGTCGGCTATGCCGCGCAGCGCGGGCTGAAGCGGATCGCCGCGCTCACGCCGGCGGGGCTGTACGGGCGCCGCGCCTCCAACGCGCTGCTGCGCGCGGCCGAGCAGGCGGGCTCCACCGTCGTCTCGATGCAGAGCTATGATCGCAGCGCCGCCAGCCTTGCCGCCGCGGTCAAGAAGCTCGGGCCGGCCAGCGGCTATGATGCGGTGCTGATCGCCGACAGCGGGCGGATCGCGCTGGTCGCCGCGCCGCTGATCCGGCGCGCGGGCGCCACCGCGCGGCTGCTCGGCACCGAATTGTGGAACACGGAGCCGCAGCTCGCCGCGGCGCGGCCGATGGCGGGCGCCTGGTATGCCGCCGTGTCCGATCGCCTCTACGCGCAATTCGCCACCAAATATCGCGCGCGCTTCGGCAAGGGGCCGTACCGGCTCGCCTCGCTCGGCTATGATGCGGTGCTGCTGGCGATCCGCATGGCCGGCGAGTGGAAGCCCGGCACGCCCTTCCCCGAGCGCCGGCTCACCGATTCGGGCGGCTTCGCCGGCATCGACGGCGCCTTCCGCTTCAAGGACAACATCGCCGAGCGCGCGCTGGACGTGAAGCAGATCGGGCAGGGCGGGGTGACGATCGTCTCGCCGGCGGCGACGGGCTTCTGA
- a CDS encoding SulP family inorganic anion transporter: MAFAPQARSAGGGGALRDVTASIVVFLVAMPLCMGIAVASGVAPEQGLITGVTGGIVVGALAGSPLQVSGPAAGLAVIVFELVQSKGLSALGPILVAAGIIQFVAGVARLGNWFRAISPAVVHGMLAGIGVLIVVGQFHVLFDAKPRPSGLENLWGMPGRLMGLSGTVGSAEMAFAIGLVTIGAMLGWEKLRPAALRLVPGALVGVVTATLVAWALALPVSRVVVPANIFAGVKAPGPEMLAALATPSILATALAIAFIASAETLLSAAAVDRMHDGVRTDYNKELRAQGVGNLLCGMAGALPMTGVIVRSSANVQAGAVSRRSSILHGVWILGFVALLPWLLREIPMAALGGILVVTGVRLVSVSHVRHLFSHYGLLPALIWAATLATVVAADLLTGVLVGLGLSLLELVPWVRRLALRVDTSHHDAHSEIALHGAATFVTLPRLTSALERAPADKPLRLDMSRLDYVDHTVSEMLHDWLERRRAAGHRIDVDGATSGSARRFATAK, from the coding sequence ATGGCTTTTGCCCCCCAGGCCCGGTCGGCGGGCGGCGGCGGCGCGCTGCGCGATGTCACCGCCTCCATCGTCGTCTTCCTCGTCGCCATGCCTCTGTGCATGGGGATCGCCGTGGCCTCGGGGGTGGCCCCCGAACAGGGGCTGATCACCGGCGTGACCGGCGGCATCGTGGTCGGCGCGCTGGCCGGCTCGCCGCTGCAGGTGAGCGGGCCGGCGGCCGGACTCGCCGTGATCGTGTTCGAGCTCGTCCAGTCCAAGGGCCTGTCGGCGCTCGGCCCGATCCTGGTGGCGGCGGGCATCATCCAGTTCGTGGCGGGCGTCGCGCGGCTGGGCAATTGGTTTCGCGCCATCTCGCCGGCGGTGGTGCACGGCATGCTCGCGGGGATCGGCGTGCTGATCGTGGTCGGCCAATTCCACGTCCTGTTCGATGCCAAGCCGCGACCGAGCGGGCTCGAAAATCTCTGGGGCATGCCTGGCCGGCTGATGGGGCTGAGCGGCACCGTCGGCAGCGCCGAAATGGCCTTCGCGATCGGTCTGGTGACGATCGGCGCCATGCTCGGCTGGGAGAAGCTCCGACCGGCGGCGCTGCGGCTGGTGCCGGGCGCGCTGGTCGGCGTCGTCACCGCGACGCTCGTCGCCTGGGCGCTGGCCCTGCCGGTGTCGCGCGTGGTGGTGCCCGCCAACATCTTCGCGGGCGTGAAGGCGCCGGGGCCGGAGATGCTGGCCGCGCTCGCCACCCCCTCGATCCTCGCCACGGCGCTCGCCATTGCCTTCATCGCTTCGGCCGAGACCTTGCTCTCGGCGGCGGCGGTGGACCGCATGCATGATGGCGTCCGCACCGACTATAACAAGGAATTGCGCGCGCAGGGCGTGGGCAATCTGCTGTGCGGCATGGCCGGCGCGCTACCCATGACGGGGGTGATCGTGCGCTCCTCGGCCAATGTCCAGGCGGGCGCGGTATCGCGCCGCTCCTCGATCCTGCACGGCGTGTGGATCCTGGGCTTCGTCGCGCTGCTGCCCTGGCTGCTGCGCGAGATCCCGATGGCGGCTTTGGGCGGCATTCTCGTCGTCACCGGGGTGCGGCTGGTCAGCGTGTCCCATGTCCGCCACCTGTTCAGCCATTACGGGCTCTTGCCCGCGCTGATCTGGGCGGCGACCCTTGCCACGGTGGTGGCCGCCGATCTGCTCACGGGCGTGCTGGTGGGGCTCGGCCTGTCGCTGCTGGAACTGGTGCCCTGGGTGCGCCGCCTCGCGCTGCGGGTGGATACGAGCCATCACGACGCGCACAGCGAGATCGCGCTGCACGGCGCGGCGACCTTCGTCACCCTGCCGCGCCTGACCTCGGCGCTGGAGCGCGCGCCGGCCGACAAGCCGCTGCGGCTGGACATGAGCCGGCTCGATTATGTCGATCACACCGTGTCCGAGATGCTGCACGACTGGCTGGAGCGCCGCCGCGCCGCCGGCCATCGCATCGATGTGGATGGCGCGACCAGCGGCAGCGCGCGCCGTTTCGCCACCGCGAAATGA
- a CDS encoding dipeptidase produces MMLPILALLAAAAPVATPAAAADPIARRVAHLLAATPVIDGHNDLPWEIRARYGRDLARIDLGRDTASLPHAADAVPLMTDIPRLRAGHVGAQFWSAYVPATLSGAEAVRTTIEQIDLIHRMVAAYPRDFAEARTAEDIERIERSGRIAALIGVEGGHQIDMSFAVLRAYRALGVSYLTLTHSRNTEFADSATDAPRAHGLTPFGVALVAEMNRIGMLVDLSHVSPDTMRAALAASAAPVIFSHSGARALDDHPRDVPDDVLALLRAQGGVVMINFYPPFVSEARFGWNADQAAERARAAARFVGQPKRAAAALAAWEAAHPRPAVTVAMVADHVEHVARLCGHGCVGIGSDFDGIEEVPDGLRDVSAYPALFAELARRGWSDADLRALAGGNILRVLRAAAAVSARLQKERPPGSADLARPAAGQ; encoded by the coding sequence ATGATGCTGCCGATCCTCGCTTTGCTCGCCGCCGCCGCGCCGGTGGCGACGCCCGCCGCCGCCGCCGATCCGATCGCCCGGCGGGTGGCGCATCTGCTGGCGGCGACGCCCGTGATCGACGGGCATAACGATCTCCCCTGGGAAATCCGCGCGCGCTACGGGCGCGATCTCGCGCGGATCGATCTTGGCCGCGACACGGCGTCCTTGCCGCACGCCGCCGATGCCGTGCCGCTGATGACGGACATTCCCCGGCTCCGCGCCGGCCATGTCGGCGCGCAATTCTGGTCCGCCTATGTGCCGGCGACGCTGAGCGGCGCGGAGGCGGTGCGGACGACGATCGAGCAGATCGACCTCATCCACCGCATGGTCGCCGCCTATCCGCGCGACTTCGCCGAGGCGCGCACGGCCGAGGATATCGAGCGGATCGAGCGCTCGGGCCGGATCGCCGCGCTGATCGGCGTGGAAGGCGGCCACCAGATCGACATGTCCTTCGCCGTGCTCCGCGCCTATCGCGCGCTCGGCGTCAGCTATCTCACGCTGACCCACAGCCGGAACACCGAGTTCGCGGACAGCGCCACCGATGCCCCGCGCGCCCATGGCCTCACCCCCTTCGGCGTCGCGCTGGTCGCCGAGATGAACCGTATCGGGATGCTGGTGGATCTCAGCCATGTCTCGCCCGACACCATGCGCGCCGCGCTGGCCGCCAGCGCCGCGCCGGTGATCTTCTCGCACAGCGGCGCGCGGGCGCTGGACGATCATCCCCGCGACGTGCCCGATGATGTGCTGGCGCTGCTGCGCGCGCAGGGCGGCGTGGTGATGATCAATTTCTACCCGCCCTTCGTGTCCGAGGCGCGGTTCGGCTGGAATGCCGATCAGGCCGCCGAGCGCGCGCGCGCGGCGGCGCGCTTCGTCGGCCAGCCCAAGCGTGCCGCCGCCGCGCTGGCCGCCTGGGAGGCGGCGCATCCGCGCCCCGCCGTCACCGTGGCGATGGTGGCCGATCATGTCGAGCATGTCGCGCGGCTGTGCGGCCATGGCTGTGTGGGGATCGGCTCGGATTTCGACGGGATCGAAGAGGTGCCCGACGGGCTGCGCGACGTGTCCGCCTATCCCGCGCTGTTCGCCGAGCTGGCGCGGCGGGGCTGGTCCGATGCGGATCTCCGCGCGCTGGCCGGCGGCAATATCCTGCGCGTGCTGCGCGCGGCGGCGGCGGTGTCGGCGCGGCTGCAAAAGGAACGGCCGCCGGGCAGCGCCGATCTGGCGCGCCCGGCGGCCGGCCAGTGA
- the gshB gene encoding glutathione synthase: MPRTIAFQMDPMESIKIAGDSSFALMLAAQARGHRLFHYQAGDLSYRDGRVTAPAHPVTVQRVAGDHFQFGDPVRLDLGRDVDVVLMRQDPPFDLAYITATHLLERIQGETLVVNDPAAVRNAPEKLFVLDYAEFMPPTLVTRSLEEARAFHAEHGEVVVKPLYGNAGTAVFHVGHNDANLAALTELFGQVWREPFMVQAFLPDVAKGDKRIVLVDGEPIGAVNRLPKKGEIRSNLAVGGSGAKTELTEREHAICARLGPELSRRGLIFVGIDVIAGYLTEINVTSPTGIVAIDAFNGTDTAARIWDAIEKRL, translated from the coding sequence ATGCCGCGCACGATCGCGTTCCAAATGGATCCGATGGAGTCGATCAAGATCGCGGGCGACAGCAGCTTCGCGCTGATGCTCGCCGCCCAGGCGCGCGGCCACCGCCTCTTCCACTATCAGGCGGGCGATCTCAGCTATCGCGACGGCCGCGTCACCGCGCCGGCCCATCCCGTCACTGTCCAGCGCGTCGCGGGCGATCATTTCCAGTTCGGCGATCCGGTCCGGCTCGATCTCGGCCGCGATGTGGATGTCGTGCTGATGCGGCAGGATCCGCCCTTCGATCTCGCCTATATCACCGCCACCCATTTGCTGGAGCGGATCCAGGGCGAGACGCTGGTCGTCAACGATCCCGCCGCCGTGCGCAACGCGCCGGAAAAGCTGTTCGTGCTCGATTATGCCGAGTTCATGCCGCCGACGCTGGTGACCCGCTCGCTTGAGGAGGCGCGCGCCTTCCATGCCGAGCATGGCGAGGTGGTGGTGAAGCCGCTCTACGGCAATGCCGGCACCGCCGTCTTCCATGTCGGCCACAATGACGCCAATCTCGCGGCGCTCACCGAATTGTTCGGGCAGGTGTGGCGCGAGCCCTTCATGGTCCAGGCCTTTCTTCCCGACGTGGCGAAGGGCGACAAGCGGATCGTGCTCGTCGACGGCGAGCCGATCGGCGCCGTCAACCGGCTGCCCAAAAAGGGCGAGATCCGGTCCAACCTGGCGGTGGGCGGCAGCGGTGCCAAGACCGAGCTGACCGAGCGCGAGCATGCGATCTGCGCCCGGCTCGGGCCGGAATTGTCGCGGCGCGGGCTGATCTTCGTCGGCATTGATGTGATCGCCGGCTATCTCACGGAGATCAACGTCACCTCGCCCACAGGAATCGTGGCGATCGACGCCTTCAACGGCACCGATACCGCCGCGCGCATCTGGGACGCGATCGAAAAGCGGCTCTGA
- a CDS encoding carbonic anhydrase, producing MNELIGRVYNFEKHVFPNQSELFGKLVRDGQAPKALMISCADSRIVPEQILQAEPGDLFVCRNAGNIVPPFSEQNGGVTSTVEFAVMVLGVRDIIVCGHSDCGAMKGLAGDPAKLGRMPNVAAWLRHGTAARDVVDSSYEGLDEGERVHAISLENVVAQLAHLRTHPSVAAGIARGEISLHGWFVDIHQGQVLGLDGETGRFVPLRSDRPLPVALPAAARRAASFEPLVEAAE from the coding sequence ATGAACGAGCTGATCGGGCGAGTGTATAATTTCGAGAAGCATGTCTTCCCGAACCAGTCGGAGCTGTTCGGCAAGCTGGTGCGCGATGGCCAGGCGCCCAAGGCGCTGATGATCTCCTGCGCCGATAGCCGGATCGTGCCCGAGCAGATCCTGCAGGCCGAGCCGGGCGATCTGTTCGTCTGCCGCAATGCCGGCAATATCGTGCCGCCGTTCAGCGAGCAGAATGGCGGCGTCACCTCCACCGTGGAGTTCGCGGTGATGGTGCTGGGCGTGCGCGACATCATCGTCTGCGGCCATTCCGATTGCGGCGCGATGAAAGGGCTGGCGGGCGATCCCGCCAAGCTCGGCCGCATGCCCAATGTCGCGGCTTGGCTGCGCCATGGCACCGCCGCGCGCGACGTGGTGGACAGCAGCTATGAAGGGCTCGACGAGGGCGAGCGCGTGCACGCGATCAGTCTGGAGAATGTGGTGGCCCAGCTCGCCCATCTCCGCACCCATCCGTCGGTGGCGGCGGGCATCGCGCGGGGCGAGATCTCGCTCCATGGCTGGTTCGTCGATATCCATCAGGGCCAGGTGCTGGGTCTGGACGGCGAGACGGGGCGGTTCGTGCCGCTGCGGTCCGATCGGCCGCTGCCGGTGGCGCTGCCCGCCGCCGCGCGCCGCGCCGCCTCGTTCGAACCGCTGGTCGAGGCCGCCGAATAA
- a CDS encoding TorF family putative porin, giving the protein MIARARLHLCLASVLSILSGAAAHAQAAPKAFTLSGSAALTTDYRFRGVSQSDGDPAIQGGITLSHQSGVYAGFWGSNLAGWGTFGGPNLELDLVGGFKKTLGSATVDLGLTWYTYPGGADKTDFAEPYVKLSGTRGPLTLLAGIAYAPPQQALGRWYETGADAEAGEYTKPGDKEDNLYLWGDAALAVPGTRLTGKAHLGRSKGNKGLGPNGTSVTPTGEYWDWLIGVDYAVYGPVTLSLAYIDTDISDRDRAYLLPNFAVQNGGDKGKTIAGSKIVFTVGASF; this is encoded by the coding sequence ATGATTGCTCGTGCCCGTCTTCACCTGTGCCTCGCGTCCGTGCTGTCGATCCTTTCCGGCGCGGCGGCGCACGCGCAGGCGGCGCCCAAGGCCTTCACGCTTTCGGGCTCGGCGGCGCTCACCACGGACTATCGCTTCCGCGGCGTCTCCCAGTCCGATGGCGATCCCGCGATCCAGGGCGGCATCACCCTGTCGCACCAGAGCGGCGTCTATGCGGGCTTCTGGGGCTCCAATCTCGCCGGTTGGGGCACATTTGGCGGGCCCAATCTCGAACTGGATCTGGTCGGCGGCTTCAAGAAGACGCTGGGCAGCGCCACGGTCGATCTCGGCCTGACCTGGTACACCTATCCCGGCGGCGCGGATAAGACCGATTTCGCCGAGCCTTATGTGAAGCTTTCCGGCACGCGCGGGCCGCTGACCTTGCTCGCCGGCATCGCCTATGCGCCGCCGCAACAGGCGCTCGGCCGCTGGTACGAAACCGGCGCCGACGCCGAAGCCGGCGAATATACCAAGCCGGGCGACAAGGAGGACAATCTCTATCTCTGGGGCGACGCGGCGCTGGCCGTGCCCGGCACGCGGTTGACCGGCAAGGCGCATCTCGGCCGGTCCAAGGGCAATAAGGGGCTCGGCCCCAACGGCACCAGCGTCACCCCCACCGGCGAATATTGGGATTGGCTGATCGGGGTGGATTATGCCGTGTACGGCCCGGTGACGCTGAGCCTCGCTTATATCGACACCGATATCAGCGATCGCGACCGGGCCTATCTGCTGCCGAATTTCGCGGTGCAGAATGGCGGGGACAAAGGCAAGACGATCGCCGGCTCCAAGATCGTCTTCACCGTCGGCGCCAGCTTCTGA
- a CDS encoding PilZ domain-containing protein, whose protein sequence is MMDMRAELRIGVDDQRGDARHETELAGGVRRSGSMRVPGVVRDISCSGFRIESEEKLPTDAVVWLKIGTLEPLMARVVWSDRLLAGCRFAAPLHPLILERLLHDAG, encoded by the coding sequence ATGATGGACATGCGGGCCGAGTTGCGCATCGGCGTTGACGATCAGCGGGGCGATGCGCGGCACGAGACGGAATTGGCGGGCGGCGTCCGGCGCAGCGGCAGCATGCGCGTGCCCGGCGTGGTGCGCGATATTTCCTGCTCCGGCTTCCGCATCGAATCCGAAGAGAAGCTGCCCACCGACGCGGTGGTGTGGCTCAAGATCGGCACGCTCGAGCCGCTGATGGCGCGCGTGGTGTGGAGCGATCGCCTGCTGGCGGGCTGCCGCTTCGCCGCGCCGCTGCATCCCTTGATCCTCGAGCGGCTGCTGCACGACGCCGGTTGA
- a CDS encoding response regulator transcription factor, with product MTAPVIVLVEDDPALRTLTTRALQENGYVVRPASAAPEMWLAFDAGPVDLVLLDIMLPGTSGIDLCRAIRQKSEVPIIFISAKGSEMDRVVGLELGADDYLAKPFGTRELIARVRAVLRRGGMERQHSERGEGVASFDGWTLSFPRRELTSASGAVVDLTGAEFDLLASLVDHPQRVIARERLIELSRTRMGDSSDRSVDVLISRLRRKLSSAGKDAPIITVRGVGYMLNVPVERR from the coding sequence ATGACCGCGCCCGTGATCGTGCTGGTCGAGGATGATCCCGCGCTGCGGACGCTGACCACCCGGGCCCTGCAGGAAAATGGCTATGTGGTGCGGCCCGCCTCGGCCGCGCCCGAAATGTGGCTCGCCTTCGATGCCGGACCGGTCGATCTGGTGCTGCTGGACATCATGCTGCCGGGCACCAGCGGCATCGATCTGTGCCGCGCCATCCGCCAGAAGAGCGAGGTGCCGATCATCTTCATCAGCGCCAAGGGCAGCGAGATGGATCGCGTCGTCGGGCTGGAGCTTGGCGCCGACGATTATCTCGCCAAGCCGTTCGGCACGCGCGAGCTGATCGCGCGGGTGCGGGCGGTGCTGCGGCGCGGCGGCATGGAGCGCCAGCACAGCGAGCGGGGCGAGGGCGTCGCCAGCTTCGATGGCTGGACGCTCAGCTTCCCCCGGCGCGAGCTGACCTCCGCCTCGGGCGCGGTGGTGGATCTCACCGGCGCCGAGTTCGATCTGCTCGCCAGCCTCGTCGATCATCCCCAGCGGGTGATCGCGCGCGAGCGGCTGATTGAGCTTTCGCGCACCCGCATGGGCGACAGTTCGGATCGCTCGGTGGATGTGCTGATCAGCCGGCTGCGCCGCAAATTGTCCAGCGCGGGCAAGGATGCGCCGATCATCACCGTGCGCGGCGTCGGCTATATGCTCAACGTGCCCGTCGAACGGCGGTGA
- a CDS encoding YraN family protein — protein sequence MNRRAAEAAGRDAEALAAALLRDKGWEILAQRVRTPCGEVDLVARRPGLVAFVEVKARSSRRALDLALDARRLSRVAAAAELLIPRFAAPGDDIRIDAILIAPDLPPRHLEHVWQG from the coding sequence GTGAACCGCCGCGCCGCCGAGGCCGCCGGCCGCGACGCCGAGGCGCTGGCCGCCGCGCTGCTGCGCGACAAGGGCTGGGAGATACTGGCGCAGCGCGTCCGCACGCCCTGCGGCGAGGTCGATCTGGTGGCGCGCCGCCCCGGCCTTGTCGCCTTTGTCGAGGTGAAGGCGCGGTCCAGCCGCCGCGCGCTCGATCTCGCGCTGGACGCGCGCCGGCTGTCGCGCGTCGCGGCGGCGGCGGAGCTGCTGATCCCGCGTTTCGCCGCGCCGGGCGACGATATCCGCATCGACGCCATTTTGATCGCACCGGATCTGCCGCCGCGCCATCTCGAACATGTCTGGCAGGGCTGA
- a CDS encoding ATP-binding protein: protein MRRPLVRSVGLLGRLFAILFCTVVVQFAVSTLLYEQSSRYLVREDEARRLAEHLVIATKLISEQKPPERPRMAERLTTGRYRIGWAPAPPPRPPGAELEDLRDQVIGWEPSLAGREMRLGLAPGHHGGIGGVLRLEDGSWLRFAAAGPVALWEVVGRRILIALFPAAILALIGAALFRRTLRPIGTLARAADRVGHGGLVRVPESGPGEVRRLIRAFNTMQERIRRLIKDRTEALAAVGHDLRTPLARLRLRSDTIPDPAARRAILEDVEEMGEMLSSLLAYLGGDSDPEKPVRTDVAVLAATLVDSVQDRGLEGRYEGPDHCEWLVRPLGLKRALGNLVENALHYGGAANVTLIPRDDGLEIAVEDEGPGIPEDRIAAALQPFARLDPARGRNTSGLGLGLAIVQRAMEREGGALRLANRAEGGLRAALWLPRPAA, encoded by the coding sequence GTGAGGCGGCCGCTGGTCCGGTCGGTCGGCCTGCTCGGACGGCTGTTCGCCATCCTCTTCTGCACCGTGGTCGTCCAGTTCGCGGTCAGCACGCTGCTCTACGAGCAATCGAGCCGCTATCTGGTGCGCGAGGACGAGGCGCGCCGGCTGGCCGAGCATCTCGTCATCGCCACCAAGCTGATCTCCGAACAGAAGCCGCCCGAGCGGCCACGCATGGCCGAGCGGCTGACGACCGGGCGCTACCGGATCGGCTGGGCGCCCGCGCCGCCGCCGCGGCCGCCGGGCGCGGAGCTGGAGGATCTGCGCGATCAGGTGATCGGCTGGGAACCGAGCCTGGCGGGGCGCGAGATGCGGCTGGGGCTGGCCCCCGGCCATCATGGCGGCATTGGCGGCGTGCTGCGGCTGGAGGATGGCAGCTGGCTGCGCTTCGCGGCGGCCGGGCCGGTGGCGCTGTGGGAGGTGGTGGGCCGGCGCATCCTGATCGCGCTCTTCCCCGCCGCCATCCTCGCGCTGATCGGCGCCGCCCTGTTCCGCCGGACGCTGCGGCCGATCGGCACGCTGGCCCGCGCCGCCGATCGCGTCGGCCATGGCGGGCTGGTGCGCGTGCCCGAAAGCGGCCCCGGCGAGGTGCGCCGCCTGATCCGCGCCTTCAACACGATGCAGGAACGCATCCGCCGGCTCATCAAGGACCGCACCGAGGCGCTGGCGGCGGTGGGCCATGATCTGCGCACGCCGCTCGCCCGGCTGCGGCTGCGCAGCGACACCATCCCCGACCCCGCCGCGCGCCGCGCGATCCTCGAGGATGTCGAGGAGATGGGCGAGATGCTGTCCTCGCTGCTCGCCTATCTCGGCGGCGACAGCGATCCCGAGAAGCCGGTGCGTACCGATGTCGCGGTGCTCGCCGCGACCCTGGTCGATTCGGTGCAGGATCGCGGCCTCGAGGGCCGCTACGAGGGGCCGGACCATTGCGAGTGGCTGGTGCGCCCGCTGGGGCTGAAGCGCGCGCTCGGCAATCTGGTGGAGAATGCGCTCCATTATGGGGGCGCCGCCAATGTCACGCTGATCCCGCGGGACGATGGGCTTGAGATCGCGGTGGAGGATGAGGGCCCCGGCATTCCGGAGGATCGCATCGCCGCCGCGCTCCAGCCCTTCGCCCGGCTCGATCCCGCGCGCGGCCGCAACACCAGCGGGCTCGGATTGGGGCTGGCGATCGTGCAGCGCGCGATGGAGCGCGAGGGCGGCGCGCTGCGGCTCGCCAACCGCGCCGAGGGCGGGCTGCGCGCGGCCCTGTGGCTCCCCCGACCGGCCGCCTGA
- the rsmI gene encoding 16S rRNA (cytidine(1402)-2'-O)-methyltransferase, whose product MVDPLPPGLYIVATPIGNLGDLSPRAADILARADLIAAEDTRVTAKLLRHIGAERPMIPYHDHNADRVRPGLVARLGGEAIALVSDAGTPMISDPGFKLVRDARAAGHAIVTLPGPCAAIAALTLAGLPSDRFLFLGFLPAKDKARGDAIAEVAAIRASLILYESGPRLGATLAALAAGLGPREAAVAREISKAFEQCVTGTLDALAARYADAPPKGEIVIVVGPPGEAPAADPDDVEAMLRAALARMPAAKAAGEVARATGVPRADLYARALAIRDAP is encoded by the coding sequence ATGGTCGATCCACTCCCGCCGGGGCTCTACATCGTCGCGACCCCAATCGGCAATCTTGGCGATCTATCGCCACGCGCGGCGGATATTCTCGCCCGCGCCGATCTGATCGCCGCCGAGGATACGCGCGTCACCGCCAAGCTGCTCCGCCATATCGGGGCCGAGCGGCCGATGATCCCCTATCACGATCACAATGCCGATCGCGTCAGGCCGGGGCTGGTCGCGCGGCTGGGAGGCGAGGCGATCGCGCTCGTCTCGGACGCGGGAACGCCGATGATCTCCGATCCTGGCTTCAAGCTGGTGCGCGATGCGCGCGCGGCGGGCCATGCCATCGTCACCCTGCCCGGCCCCTGCGCCGCCATCGCCGCGCTCACCCTGGCAGGCCTGCCGAGCGATCGCTTCCTCTTTCTCGGCTTCCTTCCCGCCAAGGACAAGGCGCGCGGCGATGCCATCGCCGAGGTGGCGGCGATCCGCGCCAGCCTGATCCTCTACGAAAGCGGCCCGCGGCTCGGCGCGACGCTGGCCGCGCTCGCCGCCGGGCTCGGCCCGCGCGAGGCGGCGGTGGCGCGCGAGATCAGCAAGGCCTTCGAGCAATGCGTGACCGGCACGCTCGACGCGCTCGCCGCGCGCTACGCCGACGCACCGCCCAAGGGCGAGATCGTGATCGTGGTCGGGCCGCCGGGCGAGGCGCCGGCCGCCGATCCCGACGATGTCGAGGCGATGCTCCGCGCCGCGCTCGCCCGGATGCCGGCGGCCAAGGCGGCGGGCGAGGTCGCCCGCGCCACCGGCGTACCGCGCGCCGATCTCTATGCCCGCGCGCTCGCCATCCGCGACGCGCCGTGA